Part of the Virgibacillus natechei genome is shown below.
TACTGAAAGAGGCCAAGCAGCTGAATATTAGTGATAAACGGGTTGCAGAATTAGTTGAGACAACACCTAGACTGCTTCGAACAGCATATAAAGAACGATCTATTAAACCGGCTTATAAATTAGTAGATACATGTGCAGGAGAATTTGATGCGATCACACCTTATTATTATTCCACATGGAATGGAAATGATGAAGTTATCACAAATGACGAGCGTAAGAAAATACTTGTCTTAGGGTCAGGTCCTATCCGCATTGGCCAAGGTGTGGAATTTGATTATTGTTCGGTTCATGCAGCATTAGCTGTGAAAAAAATGGGATATGATGCTGTCGTTATCAATAACAATCCGGAAACAGTCAGCACTGATTATACTGTCGCAGATCGTTTATATTTTGAACCATTAGCACTTGAGGATGTTCTAGGTGTTATTGAAAAAGAAAATATAACTGGTGTGCTCATTCAATTCGGTGGACAAACGGCAATTAATCTAGCAAATGATTTGGAAGATGAAGGGATACATGTGTTAGGTACAAAACCAGCACAAATTGATCAAATGGAAGATCGGGAGCAGTTCTATGAGGTGTTAAACCAATTAAATATCCCGCATATTGCAGGGCATATTGTCCATGGAACGGGTGAATTATCATCAGCAGCTACTGATTTAGGTTTCCCGGTAATCATTCGTCCTTCCTATGTTATTGGCGGGCAATCTATGTTTGTATGCTACAATCATAACGAATTAGAGCAATATGTGAAACGAATACAGAAGGATACAAACGACAGTTGTTGGCCGTTATTAATCGATCAATATATTTCTGGTTTGGAATGCGAAATTGACGTAATCAGTGATGGAAAAGACATCGTCATACCAGGAATTTTTGAACACTTGGAAAAAGCTGGCGTACATTCTGGGGATAGTATAACGAGTTTCCCACCTGTTTCTTTAGCGGAACAAACGAAAAATACGATAGTTGACTATACGCGTAAGATAAGCCAAACGGTGCCGATTATCGGAATGATGAATATACAATTTGTTATTCAACATGAAACGGTTTACGTATTAGAAGTGAATCCGCGATCATCGAGAACCGTACCAATAATGAGTAAAGTAACGGATATTCCGATGATTGAATGGGCGGTTCGGACGCAATTAGGTACACTGCTGACAGAAATGACAACGGATTTAGCATTACTACCAGAACCAGTTTATCACACCATAAAAGCACCGATCTTCTCAGCCAGTAAACTGAAAGATGTGGATCATGCATTAGGACCGGAAATGAAATCAACGGGTGAGATCATCGGATTAGGCTGGAATCAAAAAGAAGCATTAAAAAAGGCATCGCCTATTATTGATTATCTCGAGGGACCAAATCAGGATAGATTACAGGTTTTTGTTTCTGTGTCAGACCGTATGAAATCGGAAAGTGTTGCTATTATTACCGAATTTATAAACTTAGGTGCTAACATTACAGCAACAGAAGGAACGGCTAAATACTTGGAAGCAAGTGGCATTTCAACAACAAGCATGTTAAAAGATAAAGATGACTTGTTGCGTCATTGGAGAAATAGTGCGCCTCATATTGTTCTCAACATTCCGAATCAGGGAAGAGAAAAAGAAAAGATTGGATTTTATATCCGTGAATTATCTGTACGTTATCAAATTCCTTATTTCACGAGTTTGGAAACATTACAAGCGATGACGGATTGGTTCAGAGACGAGACGATAGAGGAAACGCCTAGATCGTTACAATCTTATGTTCAGCACCTGATAAAGGATGTTCAAGCCGTACGATAAAAATTACAATCACTAATAGGGGGGACATGATATGGGAAGATTGAAGCAAAACAAGTGGTCCCTCCAAACGGACCACTTGTTAACGATAGCAGATTTAACAGGCGAGGCCATTATATATTTAATTGAAGAAGCCATTGTATTGAAAAAGCAACTCAAAGAGGGGATACCACACCCACATCTTAAAGGGAAAACACTGGGGATGATTTTTGAAAAGGCCTCAACCAGAACAAGGGTCTCCTTTGAAGTTGGGATGATGCAGCTTGGGGGACACGCATTATTTCTAAATTCAAAAGATATACAATTGGGAAGGGGGGAGACTGTATCTGATACAGCCCAGGTTATGTCTCGTTACGTGGATGTCTTAATGGTTCGAACGTTTGCTCACGAGACGTTAGAAGTATTTTCCGAAGCTTCCTCCGTACCTGTTATTAACGGACTTACAGATCCTCATCATCCGACACAGGTCTTAGCTGATCTGATGACAATTTATGAGAATAAAGGAAAACTAGAAGGATTGAAGATATGCTATGTTGGGGATGGAAACAATAATATGACCCATTCACTCCTACAAGCTGCCGCACTCACAGGTATGCATATGGCCGTAGCAAGTCCAACAGGTTATGAACCGGATAATAGTATTTTTCAGCAAGCCAAAATTAAGGGGGAACAAACAGGGGCTGAGATAAGCTATTATGAATCACCAATAGACGCAATTCAGCATGCTGATGTGGTTATCACTGACGTATGGGCAAGTATGGGAGAGGAAAATGAATTAGAAGAAAGAAAAAAATTGTTCCAACCATTTCAAGTGAATAAAGAGCTTACACAAAACGCAAAGCAAGATTACCTTTTCTTACATTGTTTGCCTGCACACCGTGAAGAGGAAGTAACAACAGAAATCATTGATGGTAAGCACTCTGTCGTCTTCGATGAAGCTGAAAATAGACTTCATGCACAAAAGGCGTTATTAACGTTATTGATGGGAAATTAATTTGGAGTGAATTTTTATGTGTGTTTTTGTATAATGATACGTAACAATTAATAAAAATACAAACAGTCGAAGAAGGAAGTATTATTTAAGCATTCGATTCGTATTTCCGGTTTTCCATCTTAGTAGAAAAATTGATTATGTCCGTGTTTCAAGCAGAACTTGTTAAGGACTATCCTGATGATTTACGAGGGCATAGTTGCTTGATTTTAAGTTTTGTTAATGGTAAAGCGGTTCATACTGTTTGTGGAATTCATAAAAAACCCGCATTGCCCAAAGGGAAGTTGCGGGTTTTTCGTCTATTGAAATTAATTTGAATGAACAGCAAAGTACTTATAAATACTTCTCAAACCAGCGGCCAATATGATTTAAGCGTTCGATTCTCATTTCCGGTTTTCCGCTTCGGCTTAGTTCGTGGCTTGCATCCGGAAAGCGGACGAATTCAACATTTTTGCGTAAATGCTTTAATGTGACAAACAGCTGCTCACCTTGTTCTATCGGACAACGGAAGTCCTTTTCGCCGTGCAGAATCAATAATGGTGTTTCTACATTTTCTGCATATTTCAATGGGGAGAAATTCCATAGTTTCTCAGGGTCTTCCATTAAATGTTTACCAAGTTCCCATTTGGTGAAGAAGTAGCCAATATCACTCACACCATAAAAACTTAACCAATTACTGATTGAACGTTGGGTTACCGCTGCTTTAAAACGGTTCGTATGTCCAACGATCCAGTTGGTCATAAACCCGCCATAGCTTCCTCCGGTTACACCAAGCCGATTTTCATCAATAAAGCTGTAATTTTCCAGCACATAATCGACGGCGCTCATTAAGTCGGTAAAATCTTTCCCACCATAATCAGAGCGGACAGCGTCTACGAATTGTTGCCCGTAGCCATGGCTTCCTCTTGGATTTGTGTACAGTACAACATATCCTTTTGCTGCAAGTAATTGCATTTCATGGAAGAATGCTTGGCCATACATGGCATGCGGACCACCATGAACCTCTAATACAAAGGGATATTTCTTTCCTTCCTCAAAACCATATGGACGAAGGAGCCATCCTTGAATTTCCCAGCCATCATCTGCGGTTACGGTCAATGTTTCTGGTTCAGCAATAGATACTTCATCTAAAAACGTGGCATTCGCATTGGTTAGCCGCTTCAATTCAGATTCACTGTTCAGCTGATAAAAGTTACATGGATTTGTTGGTGTATTGATCCCGAGGATAAACGTTTCAGCTCCTGGATCATAAGAAAATCCAAATACATGGTTATCATCCTTATAAAGTAGTTTCAAATCACTGTCCAATGTAACTTGATACAATCCTGTAGCTCCAAAATCAGTAGCAATAAAGAAGAGATGTTTTTCATCTTTTGCCCAAATTGGTCCTGTAGTGGATTGGCCTAATTTTATGTCTCCAATCATTGCATCACCAAGTTGGATATCCCATTCTTCGCTCAGACAGGTACGTTCTTTTGTCTTGACATCGAATATATAGAGCTCATTTAACGTCGCTCCATCATACACATACTCATGACCGAAACTAGCAATCTTATCTCCATTTGGTGAAAAGCTTGCGTTATGGTAGGCTCCTTCCCCGTTTGTAAGCTTAGTGATATCTTTTGTTGTTCGATTTAACAAAAATAGATCACTGATCAACTCATAATCAGCATCTTTGTTTAAATTGCCAGCAAACAATACGAGGTTTCCATCAGGCGAAATATCCAGATATCCATGATCCGTATCATCCGAGGTTAGTTGGGTGAATGTTTCCTTCTCCATATCAAATAAAACAAGTTGTGAACGCTTGTTGCTATGAAATCCATTTGCATCGGATTTATATTTTAGGCGATTGATAATAAGTGGCTGCTTTTTCTTTTCTTCCGCTTCTTTTTGGCGCTCTTCTTTTGATTGTTCTTTTTGACTATGAACATCATCGTCGGCTTCTAAGGAAGCACTAAAAATAATGTGTTTTCCATCCTTCGACCAATTAGGTTTTCCTGCACCATTCTTAAACGTTGTTAGCTGCCTTGCTTCGCCGCCGTCCGTATGTAGAATCCATAATTGAGGTAAACCGCTTCGGTTGGATTGGAATACGACCTGTTTTCCATCAGGTGAAAAGCGTGGATTACTATTTTTTACGTCACCAAACGTCCATTGCTGTGCTTCACTATCATTTACATGTTGGAAAAATAAGTGGGACTCATACTCTTTCTTATCGTTAATAGTTGTTGATACATAACTATAGGTGGATCCATCTGGTGAGAACCGTGGATCACTAAATACCTCTAGCTTTGTAAAATCCTCTGCTTTTATTGCGCGTTTTGAATTGGACATTAATAGCCTCCTAAAGTTAAAAAGAATTTTCTGAAGTTTGGTTCATTGTAAACTATTTCGAGTTACGAATCAATTAGATTGCCAGATTTTTGGTAGCTATTATCCACCAGCCCAAATCCATTTCGGTTGTAAGCGATCCCTACACGAAACGGTTAAATAACATGGGTGAATTTTCAGCTAATTGATCAAAAAAAGAAACCTTTCGTTACGAATAACAAAAGGTTAGACATTGTGCTTGACATTGGTGTCTTTAATCGCTGCATCTTCCTCATATGCTTTCTGTAGTTGCTTTGTAATCTTTCCAGGTTTTCCATCAGCAATTTGCTTATTGTCAACTTTTATAATAGGTGTAACTTCGGAAGTGCTGCTAGTTAAGAATAGTTCATCTGCGTTAGAAATGTCTTCGATTGTAAATCCTTCTTCATTAAAAGGAATAGCGAGATCGTCAACAAACTTTTCAATACGCATACGAACACAACCGTGCAAAATTTTAGTTGTCGTAGGATGTGTGTAAATCGTTCCATTTTTAACCAGATAGACATTAGATGCACTACATTCTGTCACAAATCCGTCCTTGTGCAGGATAGCTTCATAGCAACCATTTTCTTTAGCTGTCTGTTTGGCGAGTACATTTGGTAAAAGGTTTAAACTTTTAATATAGCAATAATCCCAGCGAGCATCGTGTTCGGTAGTGGCAGAGACACCCGTTTCAAGGTTTTTAATATTACGTGGTAAATCCTGGATATATGCATACATATTTGCAGGTGTATCTACTGGGAAAACATGATCACGCGGTGCTGAGCCACGGGTTAATTGTAAATAAAGTTTTCCATCTACAGTCATATCATTTTGCACCAATAATTTAATCAAATTATTGGTTAATTCTTCTTTGGATACCGTAAGTTCAATCTTTATGGCTTCTGCAGAGCGGTAAAGGCGATCAATATGCTCTTCCAGTAAATAATAAGCTCCGTTATAGATTCGAACGACTTCATATACGCCATCCCCAAATTGTAGACCACGTTCTTCATATGGGTATGTTAATTCATCACGGTGTGTAAACCTGGATTGCGTTAAAATAATTGGATAAATGGACATCATTCAATCCTCCTTAAAACATTGTTACTATTTTATATCTAATTTTTCGAATTGTAAATAGACTATAGATCTAATTTACCAGTTTAACAGAAATTCGACTAAATACGGCACGTCCTTGAGACAAAATCGCGATTTACTACAAAATTTGTTAAAAAGTGATTTTTTCTATTGCTTTGAATGTAAAAACTTGTTATAGTTAAAAGTACATTAACAAATGAGTTACACAATACATATTGAGTCATGAACCAATTTAAATTAGTTTTTACAGCGATGCGGGTGTAGTTTAGTGGTAAAACCTCAGCCTTCCAAGCTGATGATGTGGGTTCGATTCCCATCACCCGCTCCATACATAAGTCTTAACGCAGTGTTTCGTAATTAGCTTACGAAATGTTGCGTTTTTTATTTCTATTATCTATATCTACTGCTTTACTTGAATTTTATGTTTTGACCATAGTATTCTTAAAGTACTAAACTACTGAATTTGAGGGGTTTTCATGAAAAAACTATTACAACAATTAAAACAATTAGATAATAAGAGCTATAAAGCTTATAAAGATGTGCAGGGGCATTATAGTCATGATGATTATGAGTTATATATAGATTATGTTCAGGGCGACCCTTTTGCGACGCCATCGAAAATAAGGGTTGTAATTGGGCGGCATAAGCGCTCGGTAAAAACCGATTGGTTGCAGTCCTATTCAAGAAAAACCGCTACTGAAAATATAATTGCCCATACAGTTGGCAAAGCTATTGCTAATCACCAATTCTCTATAAAAGGAACCGGTAAAAGTGGAGCAATCCTGTTTGATAGTCCAGGCCAAGAAGTTCTTGAACGGAGTGCTGTTCAAATAACTTCCGAATCGATTACCGTTTGTATTTCCGTAGGACTTCCTGCAAACGGACGAAAAATTAATGGAAGAGAAGCAGAAAAGTTATTTGCTCAAGCAATACCAACGATTATTCAAAATTCCATTTTTACTATTACAGATAAACAAATTGTTAAAGCCATAAAACTGGCCGATCAACAGGATGCCATCCGTTTAGAAATGCAGCAAAACAATTGGATTTCTTTTATTGCAAATGGATCTATTCTCCCAAGGGCAAGTGGTGTCAGTAATCGTCCGTTACAAAAAGCAATTCCGTTTCACAGCCCATCAGAAAATGAGGTGTCTATTGATATTCCTCACCAAATAGAACCTATTAAAGGAATGGCAATTAAGAAAGGTATAACCTTGATTGTTGGCGGTGGTTATCATGGAAAAAGTACCTTGTTACAGGGGATTGAACGTGGTGTTTATTCCCATGTAGAAGGAGATGGCCGTGAGTATGTATTAACAGATCCTGATGCCGTGAAAATCCGTGCAGAGGATGGAAGAAAGATTACAGGTGTGAATATTTCACCATTTATTAATAATTTACCACACGGACAAGATACACAATTCTTCTCCACGGAAAACGCGAGTGGAAGTACATCACAATCAGCTAATGTGATGGAGGCGCTCGAAGTCGGTGCAACGACCTTGTTAATCGATGAAGATACGAGCGCAACAAACTTTATGATTCGAGATCATCGTATGCAGCAATTGGTGGTTAGCGATAAGGAACCAATTACTCCTTTCATTGATAAAGTAAAACAAATGCGCGATCAGCTTGATGTATCGACAGTTCTTGTGATGGGTGGTTCCGGTGATTATTTTGCAGTAGCGGACTCCGTTATTATGATGGAGGCATATGCCCCTCATAACGTAACGACTCAGGCTAGGGATATCATGGAAGCATATCCATTAGAACGTGATACGTTATCAGAAGATGCATTTGGATCGATAACCAATCGGTATTTCAAGCAAAACACCTTGCAAACAAAAAAGGGGAATCGTTCGAAGACGCAAGCTAGAGGATTATCGAAAATTAGTATGGGAAGAATCGATATCGAATTTGATGATACCGAACAATTAGTGGATCCTTCGCAAACGCGAATGATTGCGGAAATCATTCAATATTTGGATCGGCCAAATGCCCTGCAACGTAAATCATTAAATGAACTCCTAACAGAACTGGAACAGCAAATAGATACCCGGGGGCTGGCTTCGTTTACGACGTTTAAGAATCAACATCCTGGCGATATTGCTCGGCCACGCCGCTATGAAATCGCTGCTGTATTAAATCGAATCCGTACAGCAAACGTTAACCAAAAATAGAAGGGGAGGGTTTTTATGAATACCGAACAACTTAAACAGGAAATTATCGACTATAGTAAAGAAATTGGTATTGATAAAATTGGCTTTGCCTCTGCAGATGTATTTGGTGAATTAAGAGAACGCCTGAGACGTCAACAGGAACTAAAGTATCAATCAGGCTTTGAAAAAGGAACGATTGAAGAACGAACAGAACCAGAGCGCTTATTACCTGAAGCGCAGTCCATTATTTCAATTGCTATAGCCTATCCATCTCGTATGAAAGATGCACCAAAGAGTACGAAAGAAGAACGGAGGGGGCTTTTCGCGCGGGCATCATGGGGAACGGATTATCACACGGTTTTACGCGATCGCCTGAGAAAATTGGAAGCTTTTATCAAGGAGAAAGTTCCAGATGTGCAAAATAAATTAATGGTTGATACGGGAGAACTTTCGGATCGAGCAGTGGCGGAACGCGCTGGAATTGGATTCAGTGGTAAAAACACTTCCATCATAACGCCTGAGTTCGGTTCTTATGTCTATCTCGGTGAATTAATGACGAATGTTCCATTTATCCCAGACGACCCGGTTGACGATAGTTGCGGGGAATGCACAAAATGTATTGATGCTTGTCCTACAGGTGCTATCGTTGAAGGTGGGCAATTAAATGCACAGCGGTGTATCGCATTTTTGACACAAACAAAGGATTATTTACCAGACGAATTCCGTACAAAAATCGGGAATCGTGTCTATGGTTGTGATACCTGTCAATTAGTCTGTCCGAAAAATAAAAAGGTCGATTTTCATAATCATCCAGAACTTGAACCTGAGCACGATGTTGCTAAGCCAAAACTTAAACCAATGTTACGTATTTCCAATCGTGAATTTAAAGAAACATTTGGCCATATAGCTGGATCCTGGAGGGGAAAAAAGCCTCTACAGCGTAATGCACTAATTGCCCTTGGGCATTATAAGGATAAGACCGCTGTTGAAGAGATGATTGCTGTCATGAATAATGATCCACGACCAGTAATCCGGGGGACAGCTGGATGGTCATTAGGGAAAATTGGTACAGAAGAAGCTTACGAAGCCATTACTATTGCAATGAAAAATGAAACGGATGTGGGTGTGCTGTATGAAATGCAGAAAGGACTTGATTTTCGACAGGAACTATCTATGAAGTAAATTTTATTCTTAAAAGAAATACTTTGCCAAGCATCCTCTCCATATATTCATAATGGAGGGGATTTTAATGGGAATGTTAAAGGAAATATGGCTTGATTTTTTTAAGAGTGAACGCAATGCAGATGATTGGTGGACGCGAAAAAAAGCATTATTAAAAAAACGAGAAGCTGAAATTGTGCGTATTGAAGGGAATGGAGAAATTTTTCGCAAGGTTCGTTATGAAAATGAAATGGAATACGCTTATTTACTACATGTAACATTTTTAACGAAACAGCAGGATGTTTTTCATATGGAAGAACAGGTTATACCATATGAATTCCAGTTAGTTGATGGAGAAATAACAAATCATAAACAAATACCCCCCGAAATTCAGAAGCGTTCGAAACAACCAATTGTACCAGAGCAATCAGTTGAAAATGAAGACTTGCGTTTTTCCTATGATCGCCTAGCTGCCGTGCAATATGCAGAACGATGGTGGAACAGTTACA
Proteins encoded:
- the argF gene encoding ornithine carbamoyltransferase, with the translated sequence MGRLKQNKWSLQTDHLLTIADLTGEAIIYLIEEAIVLKKQLKEGIPHPHLKGKTLGMIFEKASTRTRVSFEVGMMQLGGHALFLNSKDIQLGRGETVSDTAQVMSRYVDVLMVRTFAHETLEVFSEASSVPVINGLTDPHHPTQVLADLMTIYENKGKLEGLKICYVGDGNNNMTHSLLQAAALTGMHMAVASPTGYEPDNSIFQQAKIKGEQTGAEISYYESPIDAIQHADVVITDVWASMGEENELEERKKLFQPFQVNKELTQNAKQDYLFLHCLPAHREEEVTTEIIDGKHSVVFDEAENRLHAQKALLTLLMGN
- a CDS encoding DUF4258 domain-containing protein; translated protein: MIMSVFQAELVKDYPDDLRGHSCLILSFVNGKAVHTVCGIHKKPALPKGKLRVFRLLKLI
- a CDS encoding ABC-ATPase domain-containing protein, which translates into the protein MKKLLQQLKQLDNKSYKAYKDVQGHYSHDDYELYIDYVQGDPFATPSKIRVVIGRHKRSVKTDWLQSYSRKTATENIIAHTVGKAIANHQFSIKGTGKSGAILFDSPGQEVLERSAVQITSESITVCISVGLPANGRKINGREAEKLFAQAIPTIIQNSIFTITDKQIVKAIKLADQQDAIRLEMQQNNWISFIANGSILPRASGVSNRPLQKAIPFHSPSENEVSIDIPHQIEPIKGMAIKKGITLIVGGGYHGKSTLLQGIERGVYSHVEGDGREYVLTDPDAVKIRAEDGRKITGVNISPFINNLPHGQDTQFFSTENASGSTSQSANVMEALEVGATTLLIDEDTSATNFMIRDHRMQQLVVSDKEPITPFIDKVKQMRDQLDVSTVLVMGGSGDYFAVADSVIMMEAYAPHNVTTQARDIMEAYPLERDTLSEDAFGSITNRYFKQNTLQTKKGNRSKTQARGLSKISMGRIDIEFDDTEQLVDPSQTRMIAEIIQYLDRPNALQRKSLNELLTELEQQIDTRGLASFTTFKNQHPGDIARPRRYEIAAVLNRIRTANVNQK
- the dat gene encoding D-amino-acid transaminase, with protein sequence MSIYPIILTQSRFTHRDELTYPYEERGLQFGDGVYEVVRIYNGAYYLLEEHIDRLYRSAEAIKIELTVSKEELTNNLIKLLVQNDMTVDGKLYLQLTRGSAPRDHVFPVDTPANMYAYIQDLPRNIKNLETGVSATTEHDARWDYCYIKSLNLLPNVLAKQTAKENGCYEAILHKDGFVTECSASNVYLVKNGTIYTHPTTTKILHGCVRMRIEKFVDDLAIPFNEEGFTIEDISNADELFLTSSTSEVTPIIKVDNKQIADGKPGKITKQLQKAYEEDAAIKDTNVKHNV
- the carB gene encoding carbamoyl-phosphate synthase (glutamine-hydrolyzing) large subunit, with protein sequence MRKHHSFNKVLVIGSGPIVIGQAAEFDYAGTQACLALKEEGIEVVLVNNNPATIMTDKDIADHVYMEPLQVDTLEKVIAEEKPDGMIGTLGGQTGLNLTVELYEKGILDHYNVELLGTSVPSIQKGESRELFRNLMLEIDEPISDSKIIESVEEGIEFIQEIGYPVILRPAYTLGGEGGGFAYNDAEYVDFLNKGLSLSPINQVLVEKSIKGWKEIEYEVMRDANDTCVIVCNMENMDPVGVHTGDSIVTAPSQTLSDVQYQMLRTSSLKVIRALDVVGGCNIQFALNPESNEYCIIEVNPRVSRSSALASKATGYPIARIATKCAIGYPLDEILNPITGNTYASFEPALDYVVVKLPRFPFDKFTEADRTLGTQMKATGEVMAIDRTFEGALNKAIRSLEMNVYSLHWPGMNVYSQDKLTELLSTPNDLRLFAIAEAFTREMKLDDLIKLTAIDCWFLRKIQKIIQFEQSLLAYSWPHVPEEILKEAKQLNISDKRVAELVETTPRLLRTAYKERSIKPAYKLVDTCAGEFDAITPYYYSTWNGNDEVITNDERKKILVLGSGPIRIGQGVEFDYCSVHAALAVKKMGYDAVVINNNPETVSTDYTVADRLYFEPLALEDVLGVIEKENITGVLIQFGGQTAINLANDLEDEGIHVLGTKPAQIDQMEDREQFYEVLNQLNIPHIAGHIVHGTGELSSAATDLGFPVIIRPSYVIGGQSMFVCYNHNELEQYVKRIQKDTNDSCWPLLIDQYISGLECEIDVISDGKDIVIPGIFEHLEKAGVHSGDSITSFPPVSLAEQTKNTIVDYTRKISQTVPIIGMMNIQFVIQHETVYVLEVNPRSSRTVPIMSKVTDIPMIEWAVRTQLGTLLTEMTTDLALLPEPVYHTIKAPIFSASKLKDVDHALGPEMKSTGEIIGLGWNQKEALKKASPIIDYLEGPNQDRLQVFVSVSDRMKSESVAIITEFINLGANITATEGTAKYLEASGISTTSMLKDKDDLLRHWRNSAPHIVLNIPNQGREKEKIGFYIRELSVRYQIPYFTSLETLQAMTDWFRDETIEETPRSLQSYVQHLIKDVQAVR
- the queG gene encoding tRNA epoxyqueuosine(34) reductase QueG; its protein translation is MNTEQLKQEIIDYSKEIGIDKIGFASADVFGELRERLRRQQELKYQSGFEKGTIEERTEPERLLPEAQSIISIAIAYPSRMKDAPKSTKEERRGLFARASWGTDYHTVLRDRLRKLEAFIKEKVPDVQNKLMVDTGELSDRAVAERAGIGFSGKNTSIITPEFGSYVYLGELMTNVPFIPDDPVDDSCGECTKCIDACPTGAIVEGGQLNAQRCIAFLTQTKDYLPDEFRTKIGNRVYGCDTCQLVCPKNKKVDFHNHPELEPEHDVAKPKLKPMLRISNREFKETFGHIAGSWRGKKPLQRNALIALGHYKDKTAVEEMIAVMNNDPRPVIRGTAGWSLGKIGTEEAYEAITIAMKNETDVGVLYEMQKGLDFRQELSMK
- a CDS encoding S9 family peptidase; its protein translation is MSNSKRAIKAEDFTKLEVFSDPRFSPDGSTYSYVSTTINDKKEYESHLFFQHVNDSEAQQWTFGDVKNSNPRFSPDGKQVVFQSNRSGLPQLWILHTDGGEARQLTTFKNGAGKPNWSKDGKHIIFSASLEADDDVHSQKEQSKEERQKEAEEKKKQPLIINRLKYKSDANGFHSNKRSQLVLFDMEKETFTQLTSDDTDHGYLDISPDGNLVLFAGNLNKDADYELISDLFLLNRTTKDITKLTNGEGAYHNASFSPNGDKIASFGHEYVYDGATLNELYIFDVKTKERTCLSEEWDIQLGDAMIGDIKLGQSTTGPIWAKDEKHLFFIATDFGATGLYQVTLDSDLKLLYKDDNHVFGFSYDPGAETFILGINTPTNPCNFYQLNSESELKRLTNANATFLDEVSIAEPETLTVTADDGWEIQGWLLRPYGFEEGKKYPFVLEVHGGPHAMYGQAFFHEMQLLAAKGYVVLYTNPRGSHGYGQQFVDAVRSDYGGKDFTDLMSAVDYVLENYSFIDENRLGVTGGSYGGFMTNWIVGHTNRFKAAVTQRSISNWLSFYGVSDIGYFFTKWELGKHLMEDPEKLWNFSPLKYAENVETPLLILHGEKDFRCPIEQGEQLFVTLKHLRKNVEFVRFPDASHELSRSGKPEMRIERLNHIGRWFEKYL